The Cydia splendana chromosome 2, ilCydSple1.2, whole genome shotgun sequence nucleotide sequence tcattttatttatatcttcatccagaattcaatttatttattgggtatctatcacagcctgtagtaggtgaaatattttttattaaatcaaaaacaaagtatgctttttacattccaataaaactttcttctacaattcaagggaattttttaaacccaaatgattaataagaaaataaagtagtaattaatgtagtgtaaaagtgcaagtatagaagctatatatagaccagaaacccagaacgtaagcgtgtaaatctactttcaatggttatttgcacctccataaaagaaatttgtcagaacgcaacctctattaatgaaaatcTATAATTgactctataattgacacaatgattttttgaacctcgttaattgacacgacctgcttaaatgaaaaacctggttaattgacaaaaaatggccggtcccttgagattgcaattatccaggttccactgtatttaaatttaagttCTAACAGCTTGTGATAGACAGCATATGagagtttaaaaattatttatgctAAGTCATTCTATTCAGTCATCTACCTTCATTCATATACATGTATAATTGGAATTCACTTACTTTGGCTAGCCAGGTCAGAATGCAGGTACtgtgaaaaatatgtttacatggCATTTGTTTAGCCTTCTCTCCTGGATTAAACTTCTTTAAACATATTGGACAATCCTTGGTAGAATCATCAATTGTAATTTCTGGCAGGTTGTCTACGGCTTCCTTTGCAGCTGGTGGAGGTAGTCTGTAATTATTgcacatatttataaatatctatATTTGAGAGCAAAATAACTTTATATACTCAGACATATCCAacttatcagtagaaaaaggtgcaaaattaaatcTTTCTATGGGAGCCCAACCCTTCacatcaacatttttttttatttgccacctttttttactgacaaattggatGTGCCtgagtatatttaattattgctTCTATTGTTTTGCTAGAAACAGATTAAACAAAAATTACCCTGAATCAAGAGGTATGAATAAGCAAAAGGAACTTATAACTTTGTACACAAGGTTAGCCAATATTGGCACTCTTTGGCAAGAAACATTTTTCTCTTTTTTGTTTCATTCATCAATGCCGTGGTTAAGAAGCTTAgtagtacataaaaaatattcaaatcaaCTTTAATCTGCTCTGCAATACTGCACTCTAACCCCCGTGAAACTTCTAGGAAAAGCAGAGTGTCTATTAATAATTTGACTCAATTAGCATTTAACTGGTTTGGTGGACTGGTCTATCATTTAACTGGGGCAGTTGGTAAGAAGATATTAAGGACAGTTACAGAGTGATTAAAGGCTTGAATGCATGAAGCTGTATTGTAgtgttacatttttttaaatgtaacaTACACACCAGTTATTTCCCCAAAATTCAGCGACTTCCCACAATCACCATGCAACTTCTTTACCAATCGCCTCGTCCGGAGATAAAACTAACTTAGTATAATATATACCTCGGCCACTCTCCAGTGAAATTGTCCTCATATAGCCCAAAGTCTACGAGGAATCTTGCCATATGCAGTAGATGATTTGGTTCCTCTCCTTCTCCTAACTCTCTCCATCCCATTTCTTCGAAGTAACCTGCCATATCTACTTCCTGAATTTGGATGAAGGGCCACAATTTATGAAAACGTTTTGGTGATGGaagtaaatattaatttaaatcgTAACTAACTTTTTGCTTAACGAATTTTATGATTCGTCGTTTTActtgttttgattttttgattgcCATTTGCCAGCGACCCAAAGAATGACAGCGCGAAAATGTCATTGTCATAATGTCATAAGACTGCGTTctaataatttttataaatgtttaccaacttctaaataaataatttggccaTTATGAACAGGGGAGGGAACcaccgaacgggatagtcttatgtatctttcagtaggagtagcagagaaagctctattattgtttgtccttgtcgcaGTCTCACATTTTCTTTATTCCCCGCCGTAAAccgtgcggtgcggtagtctgttacggcttttaatttataaatagaagtctggctagccaaaaattgttgacagatatttcgttgttgtatcaccaattgtctatgattaaaaaaaaagctaaaatcaGTTGTCAAtctatgtcattcattcaaattgtttgcggtttattaggggtttattttatatttatgaataatatgaataatgtctatactgagtgaggttcgcaaactattattttaacTCGTAAAtcattacgacaatgtgcgaagtcgacgtgtagcgttgtataacgaaaaactgcaatgtttacaactcctaaacaaatgtaaacaaattaggaggttggtgctctataaatattttgatacttagcatttatcatatttggcatagtacttatgtatttttttggtgatggattaatatgtgacgtcccacggtcaaaggtaccttatggcgggtatggagttatgcataccccagtaatctacaataaataagctatcgataacacaaaagatcaaccttctaggttgcgtagttacagagatatgattttttgaaaataatgttgtgaaatgagcaactttacgataaagaagttttaagtttagccgcctaaaaaactatgttcctgaagtaagttacatagttgactacaaataataatgccttatatatctgagattaaaaaaatcgggcaagtgcgagtcggactcgcgcacgaagggttccgtaccatataaaaaaaacaaaaaaaaagcaaaaaaaaaacggtcacccatccaagtactgaccactcccgacgttgcttaactttggtcaaaaatcacgtttgttgtatgggagccccatttaaatctttattttattctgtttttagtatttgttgttatagcggcaacagaaatacatcatctgtgaaaatttcaactgtctagctatcacggttcgtgagatacagcctggtgacagacggacggacggacggacggacggacggacggacagcgaagtcttagtaatagggtcccgttttaccctttgggtacggaaccctaaaaatattgcgacttgttctgtaatgcaaatagaaacttttgatatcgactgatttatgtgtatactaaccaatctcttgaaaataaagttttatttcattttcacgattgattgcaatgagctctcaagatttaaattttatctattagaaaacgacactgacagacagtttaagcaaaaaacaataccgatttagaggtgaaaatgtattttctgactttttcatataaaatcacaaaattgaatatttttacttttaatgtgacacacaatcaatttttctgagcacatatgaaagaaattctgtcattcaaatgaaataaatcctaaaaccccaactaaatactatatttaaccccttatgccactttaaacttacataacaataacagtatttgctccatacatttacgaaaaggtaccttatggaaataaatctaataatacatcactacaaaatatcaatcatattataggttatcttttatgaatagaaaatattaatttacattaaactgcccccaatttaattagttcttcgtcataataatcttaaaaaagaccaataatttgtatgtaatgaaaaggtaccttgtggtcaagttacatgatgaggcatgatgatgatggaacagttaggataaactaataatattttggggttaaggtggtataaatcgtctatttcttatcaataatatatttcggttgctattgaagataagcggcattgaggttcaatgacctcagatattccataaggtaatgcgtcgggtattggcatttttcagcaaaccaatggctgatttactgcatgcgaccaaaccaaatgaagattattctagttaagaaagacttgacgagagtaactttggtataatagcagtctacttggatttgtgatgtcggtctatgtacggttataatatttgcgaggcgccccaaccagaactgaaattatcaaattagttttgcagaatgctaatacagttctctaccaaacttcttttcccgtattgactagtttttttgggaattttcaatcttttttccataaggtaccttttctactaaactctgagacgacattactaggcttataactaacttataacaaaaataaaaacaggtaaacaaacgttacgcattaaggtttcagatcacacaataaaaaaaattgagcatttttttcacctctttacaaaacatttaatatctccgaaactagaaaccctcataaggtaccttttcccgtggaacgtcacatattatggtattatcgagctaggtcgtatttacactacatttcatttttcgccttgttacaatagtatatggtgagaaagtgttaacatacgtgtttatcgttgactgtactttacatagtggtagaaattatctgagctgactttgagtgcacgtcaacgtatatttaacttatatccttaggtaccttacgtgtccacagaaaatcaaaatttttttctggtatcaaaactataattcctactacacaaagtgtgaccaaccccagattttttgaatttcccgccaaacatttgtgtaatatttcagtagccagactcatGGGGTAtaacctatgctggcgccatctgtaaaATTCTTCGACCGGTCATCCCTATTGTGTAAAATAGATTAACAACTCACTGACTCTGTGCGTCTACTACATGGCGATGACGGTGCTGTAAAGAGGAAGGCTCGATAAATAATCATTAACCATTGGGTAACCCGTCTGTATTAAGCTATAAAGGATGCTATAAGCTATAAAGCCTACTTTGATCAAATCAGATATCTAAAATCGATCcggggtacagtcagcagcagaagttgctaagcgggcgaggtgttcaaaatgatcttgacgttactttattgttaaggaaataagagcgtgtcaaggtaattttggacacctcgcccgcttagcaacttctgctgcggACTGTACTTATTACCTCGCtgagtggcgccatctatctATAACAATGATAAAAGTAGACCAGGTATGGCTTTGTATGGAGATTGTcagtctttattatttatttgtctctGATGAAAGTTAGATTTATATCAGACTACAACTGCACAGACATTACTATTTTCACACCTTTACACACCTAACTATAGAAACAAGAATAAACGTATTATGACCGCAGATTCAGGGCCTTCAGGAATTTCAGTGACTTGAAATTTAATATAGGTACCAATTATCAACCAACGAACCTTTTAACTGTAAAAGAAATTAAACATTATAAATACAGATTTACTTTGTTACCAACATCTTAATTTTATCACGTACTTTTTACTTTTCATGAATCATAACTGATAAGTAATATGCCACATTATATCAGCATATAACATTTAAGTAAGGAGTGTTGGTTGTATTGTATTCATTATACCTACCATGAACCAACCTACCTAAACGTAACTACAACCGTAGTAAACAGTTACACGGAGCACTAACGTACCGTCACCAGATAAGGGTATGGTATTTATGAAAGAAACAAGaagtgttattattattacgttgTCGGCAGTCTTACTGCGGCCCGTGGCTTGACCGGTTGTTCGCTACGTTCTGTGACACTACTAGCACCTTCTACACCGGTGAGTCGTTGTAGTGTACTTACGTGTGTTGCCTACCtatttaaatcttgtgacaaaaTATCTATAGAAATAGCGTTAAGATATTTGCTTACCTACGTCACATTTATATTACGTTTATTATCATATTTATCACACTGATATCATGACAAGACTTTGTAAACTTTATCATCCTATTTTTTTGAGTTAATATTAATGTTGCACTGGCAGAACTTAAACGTTAAtaggaacatttttttttatttgtttcactACTGCATTCCTCTGtgatagaaaatatttgcaaaaaTGTTGTGAAATATTTGCCAATGATTTAAAACATGATTCTTCACTGTTGAGGTTCTATGATGGTATTTATTCTGGTCACCGAAAAACAACTTTGTCGCCGAATTGATAATAATCagtgtctaaaaatatttttatcggtCGTTAATCGTGACCTTAACAAGTGCATGTCGCTACAGTAATTTTAATTACCTCTCTGCCTGATCTGTCACAGTGTGTCTAACGATGACTTCATCTATTCTACATTCATTATGAAGCCTACACATACCTAATATAatctacctactagaaaaggaAGTGGCACACTAAAACTACTCAAATCAACAATGTAGTTGTAGTCAAATACAAACTTCCTACTTATAGAATAGATGACGGGTTTATCTCCCACGCTCTTCTAAATAGTAACAACCGTTATACGAAGCGCGCTGCATTTCCGATGCAGTACCCACTTGGCACCTATGGTGGAGCAGCCATGGATCTATTCAATGACCCCGTGTTTAAcgctatatgtattttatatgtatagatagagaTAGCCGAAGCGGGTGCATGGCGCATCTATGCGCGTGGGCTCATTCATATTTACGAAGCGGTGTTCTAGGTTTCCCGCGCGTTGGCTCAGATTGCGAACGTAACGTAGGTATTCGGTATTTATTAGTTGTATCAAGTTATTATTCACAATTCTGGAACATTTTGTTTGCACTATCTTATCaaagataaatattttattctgaTTCATCGCCATCTATAATAACTGGAAAGTTGATAAAAGAACGCGTCAAATTTGCCTCTGCATCTGCAGTCCTCTAGAGTAGTCTAGTCTAGACTAAAAATTACCACATATAAATCGATTTTACTAATCCGTTCGTTGAACTTTGGattataatttgttaattatattaCAGTCGAGGTgaatatataatttgttaacggCTGGATTTAAAATAGCGttcccaaaaaaaaacaacctgtATAACGCCTGTATACCTTACTTGGATAGGTAGATCACGCTCGACCATGGGGCATATTAACATCGCGCTTCGCTAACGTAGGTACTTCTAGCTAGCATTCCATTAAAAGATGTTTGTTTTTTATGTTAAAATTGTGCTTACGTCAATAGATGTACTTGTTAAAAGGAAGAGTCGCCGCTGGAGTAAACTAAAATCATAAACACCTATTTCACAAATATTAATAGAATTAGAGTCTGCTTTGCTACAGAAGTGTGCGGAATTACGGATGAACT carries:
- the LOC134806032 gene encoding E3 ubiquitin-protein ligase RNF181-like, producing the protein MAGYFEEMGWRELGEGEEPNHLLHMARFLVDFGLYEDNFTGEWPRLPPPAAKEAVDNLPEITIDDSTKDCPICLKKFNPGEKAKQMPCKHIFHSTCILTWLAKTNSCPFCRFELPTDHTGYEAFKKEKKRAEQRKEDLDTLHNSMFS